One Tursiops truncatus isolate mTurTru1 chromosome 3, mTurTru1.mat.Y, whole genome shotgun sequence DNA segment encodes these proteins:
- the BRD4 gene encoding bromodomain-containing protein 4 isoform X7 produces MYPGLQHYVYKLLHLQQGTAKPGVSTVPNTTQASTPPQTQTPQQNPPPVQATPHPFPAVTPDLIVQTPVMTVVPPQPLQTPPPVPPQPLPPPAPAPQPVQSHPPIIAATPQPVKTKKGVKRKADTTTPTTIDPIHEPPSLPPEPKTTKLVGPRRESSRPVKPPKKDVPDSQQHPAPDKSSKVSEQLKCCSGILKEMFAKKHAAYAWPFYKPVDVEALGLHDYCDIIKHPMDMSTIKSKLEAREYRDAQEFGADVRLMFSNCYKYNPPDHEVVAMARKLQDVFEMRFAKMPDEPEEPVVAVSSPAVPPPTKVVAPPSSSDSSSDSSSDSDSSTDDSEEERAQRLAELQEQLKAVHEQLAALSQPQQNKPKKKEKDKKEKKKEKHKKKEEVEENKKSKAKELPPKKTKKNNTSNNNTSKKEPAPMKSKPPPTYESEEEDKCKPMSYEEKRQLSLDINKLPGEKLGRVVHIIQSREPSLKNSNPDEIEIDFETLKPSTLRELERYVTSCLRKKRKPQAEKVDVIAGSSKMKGFSSSESESTSESSSSDSEDSETEMAPKSKKKGHPGREQKKHHHHHHQQMQQAPAPVPQQPPPPPQQPPPPPPPQQQPPPPPPPPSMPQQAAPAMKSSPPPFIATQVPVLEPQLPGSVFDPIGHFTQPILHLPQPELPPHLPQPPEHSTPPHLNQHSVVSPPALHNALPQQPSRPSNRAAALPPKAARPPAVSPALAQPPLLPQPPMAQPPQVLLQEDEDPPAPPLTSMQMQLYLQQLQKVQPPTPLLPSVKVQSQPPPPLPPPPHPSVQQQLQQQQQPPPPPPQPQPPPQQQHQPPPRPVHMQPMQFPTHIQQPPPPPGQQPPHPPTGQQPPPPQPAKPQQVIQHHPSPRHHKSDPYSTGHLREAPSPLMIHSPQMPQFQSLTHQSPPQQNVQPKKQVKGRAGPQPPGMGVGWGQGRPSTSPAAMPVPSQELRAASVVQPQPLVVVKEEKIHSPIIRSEPFSPSLRPEPPKHPESIKAPVHLPQRPEMKPVDVGRPVIRPPEQNAPPPGAADKDKQKQEPKTPVAPKKDLKIKNMGSWASLVQKHPTTPSSTAKSSSDSFEQFRRAAREKEEREKALKAQAEHAEKEKERLRQERMRSREDEDALEQARRAHEEARRRQEQQQQQQRQEQQQQQQQQAAAVAAAATPQARSSQPQSMLDQQRELARKQEQERRRREAMAATIDMNFQSDLLSIFEENLF; encoded by the exons ACAAAGAAGGGGGTTAAGAGGAAAGCggacaccaccacccccaccaccatcGACCCCATTCACGAGCCACCCTCACTGCCCCCGGAGCCCAAGACCACCAAGCTGGTGGGCCCCCGGCGGGAGAGCAGCCGGCCTGTTAAGCCTCCGAAGAAGGATGTTCCCGACTCGCAGCAGCACCCAGCGCCAGATAAAAGCAGCAAGGTCTCAGAGCAGCTCAAGTGCTGTAGTGGCATTCTCAAGGAGATGTTTGCCAAGAAGCACGCAGCTTACGCCTGGCCTTTCTACAAGCCCGTGGACGTGGAGGCGCTGGGCCTGCATGACTACTGTGACATCATCAAGCACCCCATGGACATGAGCACGATCAAG TCTAAACTGGAGGCCCGTGAGTACCGTGATGCTCAGGAATTTGGTGCCGATGTCCGATTGATGTTCTCCAACTGCTACAAATACAACCCTCCTGACCATGAGGTGGTGGCCATGGCCCGCAAGCTCCAG GATGTGTTCGAGATGCGCTTTGCCAAGATGCCAGATGAGCCCGAGGAGCCTGTGGTGGCTGTGTCCTCCCCAGCGGTGCCACCGCCCACCAAGGTTGTGGCCCCGCCCTCATCCAGTGACAGCAGCAGCGATAGCTCCTCAGACAGTGACAGCTCCACTGATGACTCCGAGGAGGAGCGAGCCCAACGACTGGCTGAGCTCCAGGAGcag CTCAAAGCCGTGCACGAGCAGCTTGCAGCCCTTTCACAGCCCCAGCAgaacaaaccaaagaaaaaggagaaagacaaaaaggagaagaaaaaagaaaagcacaaaaagaaagaggaagtggaGGAGAATAAGAAAAGCAAAGCCAAGGAACTTCCTCCcaaaaagaccaagaaaaataaTACCAGTAACAACAACACAAG CAAGAAGGAGCCAGCACCCATGAAGAGCAAGCCCCCTCCCACATATGAGTCGGAGGAAGAAGACAAGTGCAAGCCCATGTCGTATGAAGAGAAGCGGCAGCTTAGCCTGGACATCAACAAGCTTCCTGGTGAGAAGCTGGGCCGCGTGGTGCACATCATTCAGTCGCGGGAGCCCTCACTCAAGAACTCCAACCCCGACGAGATCGAGATTGACTTCGAGACCCTGAAGCCATCCACCCTGCGTGAACTGGAGCGCTATGTCACCTCCTGTTTGCggaagaaaaggaaacctcaAG CTGAGAAAGTTGATGTGATTGCTGGCTCCTCCAAGATGAAGGGCTTCTCATCCTCAGAGTCGGAGAGCACCAGCGAGTCCAGCTCCTCTGACAGCGAAGACTCTGAAACAG AGATGGCTCCGAAGTCAAAAAAGAAGGGGCACCCCGGGAGGGAGCAGAAGAAG caccatcaccaccaccatcagcagATGCAGCAGGCCCCGGCCCCTGTGCCCCAGCAGCCCCCACCGCCTCCCCAGCAGCCCCCACCGCCTCCACCTCCACAGCagcagcccccgcccccgccccctccgcccTCCATGCCACAGCAGGCAGCCCCTGCGATGAAGTCCTCGCCTCCACCCTTCATCGCCACCCAGGTGCCCGTCCTGGAACCCCAACTCCCAGGCAGTGTCTTCGACCCCATTGGCCACTTCACCCAGCCCATCCTGCACCTGCCGCAGCCCGAGctgccccctcacctgccccagccTCCCGAGCACAGCACTCCGCCTCATCTCAACCAGCACTCGGTGGTCTCTCCTCCAG CTTTGCACAACGCACTGCCTCAACAGCCATCACGGCCCAGTAACCGAGCTGCCGCCCTCCCCCCCAAGGCTGCCCGTCCCCCGGCCGTATCACCCGCCCTGGCCCAGCCTCCCCTACTCCCGCAGCCCCCCATGGCTCAGCCCCCCCAAGTGCTGCTGCAGGAGGATGAAGATCCGCCtgccccacccctcacctccatGCAGATGCAGCTCTATTTGCAGCAGCTGCAGAAGGTGCAGCCCCCCACACCACTACTCCCTTCCGTGAAGGTGCagtcccagcccccgccccctctgcccccacctccccacccctcagtGCAGCAGCAGctacaacagcagcagcagccaccTCCGCCACCGCCCCAGCCACAGCCGCCACCCCAGCAGCAGCACCAGCCCCCGCCACGGCCCGTGCATATGCAGCCCATGCAGTTCCCCACCCATATCCAGCAGCCCCCACCGCCCCCAGGCCAGcagcccccccacccacccacggGCCAGCAGCCGCCCCCGCCGCAGCCCGCCAAGCCTCAACAAGTCATCCAGCATCACCCTTCACCCCGGCACCACAAGTCAGACCCCTACTCAACTG GTCACCTCCGTGAAGCCCCCTCCCCGCTTATGATACATTCCCCCCAGATGCCACAGTTCCAGAGTCTGACCCACCAGTCACCACCCCAGCAAAACGTCCAGCCTAAGAAGCAGGtaaagggcagggctgggccacaGCCCCCAGGGATGGGCGTAGGCTGGGGCCAGGGGCGCCCATCCACCTCACCAGCTGCCATGCCTGTGCCGTCCCAGGAGCTACGTGCAGCCTCCGtggtccagccccagcccctggtggTGGTGAAGGAGGAGAAGATCCACTCACCCATCATCCGCAGTGAGCCCTTCAGCCCCTCGCTGCGGCCAGAACCCCCCAAGCACCCAGAGAGCATCAAGGCCCCCGTCCACCTGCCCCAGC GGCCTGAGATGAAGCCTGTGGATGTCGGGAGGCCTGTGATTCGGCCCCCTGAGCAGAATGCACCCCCACCGGGGGCCGCTGACAAGGACAAACAGAAACAGGAGCCGAAGACGCCAGTTGCACCCAAAAAG GACCTAAAAATCAAGAATATGGGCTCCTGGGCTAGCCTGGTGCAGAAGCATCCCACCACCCCGTCCTCCACAGCCAAGTCATCAAGTGACAGCTTCGAGCAGTTCCGCCGGGCGGCCCGGGAGAAGGAGGAACGCGAGAAGGCCCTGAAGGCGCAGGCTGAGCAcgcagagaaggagaaggagcgGCTCCGGCAGGAGCGCATGAG GAGCCGAGAGGATGAAGATGCGCTAGAGCAGGCCCGGCGAGCCCACGAGGAGGCACGCCGGCgccaggagcagcagcagcagcagcagcgacaggagcagcagcagcagcagcagcaacaggcAGCTGCTGTAGCCGCTGCCGCCACTCCCCAGGCCCGGAGCTCCCAGCCCCAGTCCATGCTGGACCAGCAGAGGGAGTTGGCCCGAAAGCAGGAGCAAGAGCGAAGGCGCCGGGAAGCG atGGCAGCTACCATTGACATGAATTTCCAGAGTGATCTATTgtcaatatttgaagaaaatcttttctgA
- the EPHX3 gene encoding epoxide hydrolase 3 isoform X1, which translates to MPELVVTALLAPSRLTLKLLRAFMWSLVFSAALVAAAVYGCIALTHVLCRPRRGCCGRPRRTPPACLSDPTLGEHCFLTLRSSGLRLHYVSAGQGNGPLMLFLHGFPENWFSWRYQLREFQSCFHVVAVDLRGYGSSDAPRDVDCYTIDLLMADIQDVILGLGGDVPPHPSPGVCHPCLTSSWHLTYTSSSDPPPPRPGYSKCILVAHDWGALLAWNFSIYYPSLVERMAVVSAAPMSVYQDYSLRHMGQFFRSNYMFLFQLPWLPEKLLSMSDFQILKTTLTHHKRGIPHLTPNELEAFLYGFSQPGGLTGPLNYYRNLFRTFPLEPQELATPTLLLWGEKDPYFEQGLVGAISSRFVPGRLEAHILPGMGHWIPQSNPEEMHQYMWPFLQDVLD; encoded by the exons ATGCCCGAGCTGGTGGTGACGGCGCTGCTGGCGCCGTCGCGCCTCACTCTGAAGCTGCTTCGTGCCTTCATGTGGAGCCTCGTGTTCTCGGCGGCGCTGGTGGCCGCAGCTGTCTATGGCTGCATCGCCCTCACGCACGTGCTGTGCCGGCCCCGACGCGGCTGCTGCGGGCGCCCCCGGCGTACCCCACCCGCCTGCTTGAGCGACCCCACGCTGGGCGAGCACTGCTTCCTGACTCTCAGG AGTTCGGGCCTGCGTCTGCACTATGTCTCCGCTGGACAGGGCAACGGGCCCCTCATGCTGTTTCTGCATGGCTTCCCGGAGAACTG GTTCTCCTGGCGCTACCAGCTCCGGGAGTTCCAGAGCTGCTTCCATGTGGTGGCTGTGGACCTGCGGGGATACGGCTCCTCTGATGCACCAAGGGATGTGGACTGTTACACCATCGACCTGCTGATGGCAGACATCCAGGATGTCATTCTGGGCCTGGGTGGGGATGTGcccccccatcccagccctggtGTCTGTCACCCCTGCCTCACCTCTTCCTGGCATCTCACTTACACTAGTTCctctgaccccccccccccccgcccaggtTATTCCAAGTGCATCCTTGTGGCCCATGACTGGGGTGCACTCCTAGCCTGGAATTTCTCCATCTACTACCCATCCCTGGTGGAGCGGATGGCAGTGGTCAGCGCTGCCCCCATGTCGGTGTACCAAG acTACTCTTTGCGCCACATGGGCCAGTTCTTCCGTTCCAACTACATGTTCCTGTTCCAGCTTCCCTGGCTTCCCGAGAAGTTGCTGTCCATGTCTGACTTCCAG ATCCTGAAGACCACCCTCACCCACCACAAGAGGGGCATCCCACATTTGACCCCCAACGAGCTCGAGGCCTTCCTTTATGGCTTCTCACAGCCTGGTGGCCTCACTGGGCCCCTCAACTACTACCGAAACCTCTTCAG GACCTTCCCCCTGGAGCCCCAGGAGCTGGCCACACCCACCCTGCTGCTGTGGGGGGAGAAGGACCCCTATTTTGAGCAGGGGTTGGTGGGGGCCATCAGCAGCCGTTTTGTGCCAGGCCGGCTGGAAGCCCACATCCTGCCAGGCATGGGGCACTGGATCCCCCAGAGCAACCCTGAGGAAATGCACCAGTACATGTGGCCCTTCTTGCAAGACGTGCTGGACTAG
- the EPHX3 gene encoding epoxide hydrolase 3 isoform X2 — MPELVVTALLAPSRLTLKLLRAFMWSLVFSAALVAAAVYGCIALTHVLCRPRRGCCGRPRRTPPACLSDPTLGEHCFLTLRSSGLRLHYVSAGQGNGPLMLFLHGFPENWFSWRYQLREFQSCFHVVAVDLRGYGSSDAPRDVDCYTIDLLMADIQDVILGLGYSKCILVAHDWGALLAWNFSIYYPSLVERMAVVSAAPMSVYQDYSLRHMGQFFRSNYMFLFQLPWLPEKLLSMSDFQILKTTLTHHKRGIPHLTPNELEAFLYGFSQPGGLTGPLNYYRNLFRTFPLEPQELATPTLLLWGEKDPYFEQGLVGAISSRFVPGRLEAHILPGMGHWIPQSNPEEMHQYMWPFLQDVLD, encoded by the exons ATGCCCGAGCTGGTGGTGACGGCGCTGCTGGCGCCGTCGCGCCTCACTCTGAAGCTGCTTCGTGCCTTCATGTGGAGCCTCGTGTTCTCGGCGGCGCTGGTGGCCGCAGCTGTCTATGGCTGCATCGCCCTCACGCACGTGCTGTGCCGGCCCCGACGCGGCTGCTGCGGGCGCCCCCGGCGTACCCCACCCGCCTGCTTGAGCGACCCCACGCTGGGCGAGCACTGCTTCCTGACTCTCAGG AGTTCGGGCCTGCGTCTGCACTATGTCTCCGCTGGACAGGGCAACGGGCCCCTCATGCTGTTTCTGCATGGCTTCCCGGAGAACTG GTTCTCCTGGCGCTACCAGCTCCGGGAGTTCCAGAGCTGCTTCCATGTGGTGGCTGTGGACCTGCGGGGATACGGCTCCTCTGATGCACCAAGGGATGTGGACTGTTACACCATCGACCTGCTGATGGCAGACATCCAGGATGTCATTCTGGGCCTGG gtTATTCCAAGTGCATCCTTGTGGCCCATGACTGGGGTGCACTCCTAGCCTGGAATTTCTCCATCTACTACCCATCCCTGGTGGAGCGGATGGCAGTGGTCAGCGCTGCCCCCATGTCGGTGTACCAAG acTACTCTTTGCGCCACATGGGCCAGTTCTTCCGTTCCAACTACATGTTCCTGTTCCAGCTTCCCTGGCTTCCCGAGAAGTTGCTGTCCATGTCTGACTTCCAG ATCCTGAAGACCACCCTCACCCACCACAAGAGGGGCATCCCACATTTGACCCCCAACGAGCTCGAGGCCTTCCTTTATGGCTTCTCACAGCCTGGTGGCCTCACTGGGCCCCTCAACTACTACCGAAACCTCTTCAG GACCTTCCCCCTGGAGCCCCAGGAGCTGGCCACACCCACCCTGCTGCTGTGGGGGGAGAAGGACCCCTATTTTGAGCAGGGGTTGGTGGGGGCCATCAGCAGCCGTTTTGTGCCAGGCCGGCTGGAAGCCCACATCCTGCCAGGCATGGGGCACTGGATCCCCCAGAGCAACCCTGAGGAAATGCACCAGTACATGTGGCCCTTCTTGCAAGACGTGCTGGACTAG